The following proteins are encoded in a genomic region of Hippocampus zosterae strain Florida chromosome 2, ASM2543408v3, whole genome shotgun sequence:
- the jam2a gene encoding junctional adhesion molecule 2A isoform X4 translates to MEGTSLCVPIVILLMQCSPSLPVTVSSNKQKVEVHEFSDAVLSCMFRTERDQNPRIEWKKKGKDVSFVYFDGHFRGPFEGRASIEGATVTLRRVTQEDAGEYRCEISAPFDSVNLGETNITLRVLVPPNTPACEIPSSAVTGSAVQLRCRDQQSIPPATYAWYKDNQLMIPPRHANATYLINTHTGVLEFKAVAKEDTGRYNCRASNGVGKPMMCEGRRMTIEDVNITTVVVAAVVVCLVVLVCGCGGFLMHRNGFFTRHRGRSNVNYIPPPQEPQDFKHTQSFML, encoded by the exons GTTCCCCCTCCCTTCCTGTCACCGTATCgagcaacaaacaaaaggtgGAGGTGCACGAGTTCTCAg ATGCagtgctgtcctgcatgttccgCACTGAGAGGGACCAGAATCCACGAATCGAGTGGAAGAAGAAGGGCAAAGATGTTTCTTTTGTATACTTTGACGGACACTTCCGAG GCCCATTTGAGGGGCGGGCGAGCATCGAGGGGGCCACGGTGACATTGCGCCGGGTGACCCAGGAGGATGCCGGCGAGTACCGCTGTGAGATCAGTGCTCCTTTTGATTCTGTGAATTTGGGAGAGACCAACATCACACTCCGAGTCCTCG TGCCTCCCAACACACCAGCCTGCGAAATCCCCAGTTCGGCTGTGACGGGCTCTGCTGTGCAGCTGCGCTGTAGAGACCAGCAGAGCATCCCACCTGCTACGTACGCCTGGTACAAGGACAATCAGCTGATGATCCCCCCACGCCACGCCAATGCCACCTATCttatcaacacacacactggagTGCTG GAGTTCAAAGCTGTGGCTAAAGAAGACACCGGCCGCTACAACTGCCGGGCTTCCAATGGGGTGGGAAAGCCCATGATGTGTGAGGGCAGGCGCATGACCATAG AGGATGTCAACATCACCACAGTGGTGGTGGCAGCGGTTGTGGTCTGTCTGGTGGTGCTGGTCTGCGGCTGCGGCGGGTTCCTGATGCACCGCAACGGCTTCTTCACCC GACACAGAGGAAG GTCCAATGTCAACTATATCCCTCCACCTCAAGaa
- the jam2a gene encoding junctional adhesion molecule 2A isoform X2 — MEGTSLCVPIVILLMQCSPSLPVTVSSNKQKVEVHEFSDAVLSCMFRTERDQNPRIEWKKKGKDVSFVYFDGHFRGPFEGRASIEGATVTLRRVTQEDAGEYRCEISAPFDSVNLGETNITLRVLVPPNTPACEIPSSAVTGSAVQLRCRDQQSIPPATYAWYKDNQLMIPPRHANATYLINTHTGVLEFKAVAKEDTGRYNCRASNGVGKPMMCEGRRMTIEDVNITTVVVAAVVVCLVVLVCGCGGFLMHRNGFFTRHRGRSFWISECHGASHISSQNLNRTEDTSNVNYIPPPQEPQDFKHTQSFML; from the exons GTTCCCCCTCCCTTCCTGTCACCGTATCgagcaacaaacaaaaggtgGAGGTGCACGAGTTCTCAg ATGCagtgctgtcctgcatgttccgCACTGAGAGGGACCAGAATCCACGAATCGAGTGGAAGAAGAAGGGCAAAGATGTTTCTTTTGTATACTTTGACGGACACTTCCGAG GCCCATTTGAGGGGCGGGCGAGCATCGAGGGGGCCACGGTGACATTGCGCCGGGTGACCCAGGAGGATGCCGGCGAGTACCGCTGTGAGATCAGTGCTCCTTTTGATTCTGTGAATTTGGGAGAGACCAACATCACACTCCGAGTCCTCG TGCCTCCCAACACACCAGCCTGCGAAATCCCCAGTTCGGCTGTGACGGGCTCTGCTGTGCAGCTGCGCTGTAGAGACCAGCAGAGCATCCCACCTGCTACGTACGCCTGGTACAAGGACAATCAGCTGATGATCCCCCCACGCCACGCCAATGCCACCTATCttatcaacacacacactggagTGCTG GAGTTCAAAGCTGTGGCTAAAGAAGACACCGGCCGCTACAACTGCCGGGCTTCCAATGGGGTGGGAAAGCCCATGATGTGTGAGGGCAGGCGCATGACCATAG AGGATGTCAACATCACCACAGTGGTGGTGGCAGCGGTTGTGGTCTGTCTGGTGGTGCTGGTCTGCGGCTGCGGCGGGTTCCTGATGCACCGCAACGGCTTCTTCACCC GACACAGAGGAAG GTCATTTTGGATCTCCGAGTGTCACGGTGCCTCTCACATCAGCAGCCAAAACCTGAACAGAACTGAGGACAC GTCCAATGTCAACTATATCCCTCCACCTCAAGaa
- the jam2a gene encoding junctional adhesion molecule 2A isoform X1 codes for MEGTSLCVPIVILLMQCSPSLPVTVSSNKQKVEVHEFSDAVLSCMFRTERDQNPRIEWKKKGKDVSFVYFDGHFRGPFEGRASIEGATVTLRRVTQEDAGEYRCEISAPFDSVNLGETNITLRVLVPPNTPACEIPSSAVTGSAVQLRCRDQQSIPPATYAWYKDNQLMIPPRHANATYLINTHTGVLEFKAVAKEDTGRYNCRASNGVGKPMMCEGRRMTIEDVNITTVVVAAVVVCLVVLVCGCGGFLMHRNGFFTPGHRGRSFWISECHGASHISSQNLNRTEDTSNVNYIPPPQEPQDFKHTQSFML; via the exons GTTCCCCCTCCCTTCCTGTCACCGTATCgagcaacaaacaaaaggtgGAGGTGCACGAGTTCTCAg ATGCagtgctgtcctgcatgttccgCACTGAGAGGGACCAGAATCCACGAATCGAGTGGAAGAAGAAGGGCAAAGATGTTTCTTTTGTATACTTTGACGGACACTTCCGAG GCCCATTTGAGGGGCGGGCGAGCATCGAGGGGGCCACGGTGACATTGCGCCGGGTGACCCAGGAGGATGCCGGCGAGTACCGCTGTGAGATCAGTGCTCCTTTTGATTCTGTGAATTTGGGAGAGACCAACATCACACTCCGAGTCCTCG TGCCTCCCAACACACCAGCCTGCGAAATCCCCAGTTCGGCTGTGACGGGCTCTGCTGTGCAGCTGCGCTGTAGAGACCAGCAGAGCATCCCACCTGCTACGTACGCCTGGTACAAGGACAATCAGCTGATGATCCCCCCACGCCACGCCAATGCCACCTATCttatcaacacacacactggagTGCTG GAGTTCAAAGCTGTGGCTAAAGAAGACACCGGCCGCTACAACTGCCGGGCTTCCAATGGGGTGGGAAAGCCCATGATGTGTGAGGGCAGGCGCATGACCATAG AGGATGTCAACATCACCACAGTGGTGGTGGCAGCGGTTGTGGTCTGTCTGGTGGTGCTGGTCTGCGGCTGCGGCGGGTTCCTGATGCACCGCAACGGCTTCTTCACCC CAGGACACAGAGGAAG GTCATTTTGGATCTCCGAGTGTCACGGTGCCTCTCACATCAGCAGCCAAAACCTGAACAGAACTGAGGACAC GTCCAATGTCAACTATATCCCTCCACCTCAAGaa
- the jam2a gene encoding junctional adhesion molecule 2A isoform X6 — translation MEGTSLCVPIVILLMQCSPSLPVTVSSNKQKVEVHEFSDAVLSCMFRTERDQNPRIEWKKKGKDVSFVYFDGHFRGPFEGRASIEGATVTLRRVTQEDAGEYRCEISAPFDSVNLGETNITLRVLVPPNTPACEIPSSAVTGSAVQLRCRDQQSIPPATYAWYKDNQLMIPPRHANATYLINTHTGVLEFKAVAKEDTGRYNCRASNGVGKPMMCEGRRMTIEDVNITTVVVAAVVVCLVVLVCGCGGFLMHRNGFFTPGHRGRTRYESG, via the exons GTTCCCCCTCCCTTCCTGTCACCGTATCgagcaacaaacaaaaggtgGAGGTGCACGAGTTCTCAg ATGCagtgctgtcctgcatgttccgCACTGAGAGGGACCAGAATCCACGAATCGAGTGGAAGAAGAAGGGCAAAGATGTTTCTTTTGTATACTTTGACGGACACTTCCGAG GCCCATTTGAGGGGCGGGCGAGCATCGAGGGGGCCACGGTGACATTGCGCCGGGTGACCCAGGAGGATGCCGGCGAGTACCGCTGTGAGATCAGTGCTCCTTTTGATTCTGTGAATTTGGGAGAGACCAACATCACACTCCGAGTCCTCG TGCCTCCCAACACACCAGCCTGCGAAATCCCCAGTTCGGCTGTGACGGGCTCTGCTGTGCAGCTGCGCTGTAGAGACCAGCAGAGCATCCCACCTGCTACGTACGCCTGGTACAAGGACAATCAGCTGATGATCCCCCCACGCCACGCCAATGCCACCTATCttatcaacacacacactggagTGCTG GAGTTCAAAGCTGTGGCTAAAGAAGACACCGGCCGCTACAACTGCCGGGCTTCCAATGGGGTGGGAAAGCCCATGATGTGTGAGGGCAGGCGCATGACCATAG AGGATGTCAACATCACCACAGTGGTGGTGGCAGCGGTTGTGGTCTGTCTGGTGGTGCTGGTCTGCGGCTGCGGCGGGTTCCTGATGCACCGCAACGGCTTCTTCACCC CAGGACACAGAGGAAG GACAAGATATGAGTCAGGATAA
- the jam2a gene encoding junctional adhesion molecule 2A isoform X5 has protein sequence MEGTSLCVPIVILLMQCSPSLPVTVSSNKQKVEVHEFSDAVLSCMFRTERDQNPRIEWKKKGKDVSFVYFDGHFRGPFEGRASIEGATVTLRRVTQEDAGEYRCEISAPFDSVNLGETNITLRVLVPPNTPACEIPSSAVTGSAVQLRCRDQQSIPPATYAWYKDNQLMIPPRHANATYLINTHTGVLEFKAVAKEDTGRYNCRASNGVGKPMMCEGRRMTIEDVNITTVVVAAVVVCLVVLVCGCGGFLMHRNGFFTREFVSSNVNYIPPPQEPQDFKHTQSFML, from the exons GTTCCCCCTCCCTTCCTGTCACCGTATCgagcaacaaacaaaaggtgGAGGTGCACGAGTTCTCAg ATGCagtgctgtcctgcatgttccgCACTGAGAGGGACCAGAATCCACGAATCGAGTGGAAGAAGAAGGGCAAAGATGTTTCTTTTGTATACTTTGACGGACACTTCCGAG GCCCATTTGAGGGGCGGGCGAGCATCGAGGGGGCCACGGTGACATTGCGCCGGGTGACCCAGGAGGATGCCGGCGAGTACCGCTGTGAGATCAGTGCTCCTTTTGATTCTGTGAATTTGGGAGAGACCAACATCACACTCCGAGTCCTCG TGCCTCCCAACACACCAGCCTGCGAAATCCCCAGTTCGGCTGTGACGGGCTCTGCTGTGCAGCTGCGCTGTAGAGACCAGCAGAGCATCCCACCTGCTACGTACGCCTGGTACAAGGACAATCAGCTGATGATCCCCCCACGCCACGCCAATGCCACCTATCttatcaacacacacactggagTGCTG GAGTTCAAAGCTGTGGCTAAAGAAGACACCGGCCGCTACAACTGCCGGGCTTCCAATGGGGTGGGAAAGCCCATGATGTGTGAGGGCAGGCGCATGACCATAG AGGATGTCAACATCACCACAGTGGTGGTGGCAGCGGTTGTGGTCTGTCTGGTGGTGCTGGTCTGCGGCTGCGGCGGGTTCCTGATGCACCGCAACGGCTTCTTCACCCGTGAGTTTGTCTc GTCCAATGTCAACTATATCCCTCCACCTCAAGaa
- the jam2a gene encoding junctional adhesion molecule 2A isoform X3 gives MEGTSLCVPIVILLMQCSPSLPVTVSSNKQKVEVHEFSDAVLSCMFRTERDQNPRIEWKKKGKDVSFVYFDGHFRGPFEGRASIEGATVTLRRVTQEDAGEYRCEISAPFDSVNLGETNITLRVLVPPNTPACEIPSSAVTGSAVQLRCRDQQSIPPATYAWYKDNQLMIPPRHANATYLINTHTGVLEFKAVAKEDTGRYNCRASNGVGKPMMCEGRRMTIEDVNITTVVVAAVVVCLVVLVCGCGGFLMHRNGFFTREFVSSFWISECHGASHISSQNLNRTEDTSNVNYIPPPQEPQDFKHTQSFML, from the exons GTTCCCCCTCCCTTCCTGTCACCGTATCgagcaacaaacaaaaggtgGAGGTGCACGAGTTCTCAg ATGCagtgctgtcctgcatgttccgCACTGAGAGGGACCAGAATCCACGAATCGAGTGGAAGAAGAAGGGCAAAGATGTTTCTTTTGTATACTTTGACGGACACTTCCGAG GCCCATTTGAGGGGCGGGCGAGCATCGAGGGGGCCACGGTGACATTGCGCCGGGTGACCCAGGAGGATGCCGGCGAGTACCGCTGTGAGATCAGTGCTCCTTTTGATTCTGTGAATTTGGGAGAGACCAACATCACACTCCGAGTCCTCG TGCCTCCCAACACACCAGCCTGCGAAATCCCCAGTTCGGCTGTGACGGGCTCTGCTGTGCAGCTGCGCTGTAGAGACCAGCAGAGCATCCCACCTGCTACGTACGCCTGGTACAAGGACAATCAGCTGATGATCCCCCCACGCCACGCCAATGCCACCTATCttatcaacacacacactggagTGCTG GAGTTCAAAGCTGTGGCTAAAGAAGACACCGGCCGCTACAACTGCCGGGCTTCCAATGGGGTGGGAAAGCCCATGATGTGTGAGGGCAGGCGCATGACCATAG AGGATGTCAACATCACCACAGTGGTGGTGGCAGCGGTTGTGGTCTGTCTGGTGGTGCTGGTCTGCGGCTGCGGCGGGTTCCTGATGCACCGCAACGGCTTCTTCACCCGTGAGTTTGTCTc GTCATTTTGGATCTCCGAGTGTCACGGTGCCTCTCACATCAGCAGCCAAAACCTGAACAGAACTGAGGACAC GTCCAATGTCAACTATATCCCTCCACCTCAAGaa
- the jam2a gene encoding junctional adhesion molecule 2A isoform X7: MEGTSLCVPIVILLMQCSPSLPVTVSSNKQKVEVHEFSDAVLSCMFRTERDQNPRIEWKKKGKDVSFVYFDGHFRGPFEGRASIEGATVTLRRVTQEDAGEYRCEISAPFDSVNLGETNITLRVLVPPNTPACEIPSSAVTGSAVQLRCRDQQSIPPATYAWYKDNQLMIPPRHANATYLINTHTGVLEFKAVAKEDTGRYNCRASNGVGKPMMCEGRRMTIEDVNITTVVVAAVVVCLVVLVCGCGGFLMHRNGFFTREFVSTRYESG; the protein is encoded by the exons GTTCCCCCTCCCTTCCTGTCACCGTATCgagcaacaaacaaaaggtgGAGGTGCACGAGTTCTCAg ATGCagtgctgtcctgcatgttccgCACTGAGAGGGACCAGAATCCACGAATCGAGTGGAAGAAGAAGGGCAAAGATGTTTCTTTTGTATACTTTGACGGACACTTCCGAG GCCCATTTGAGGGGCGGGCGAGCATCGAGGGGGCCACGGTGACATTGCGCCGGGTGACCCAGGAGGATGCCGGCGAGTACCGCTGTGAGATCAGTGCTCCTTTTGATTCTGTGAATTTGGGAGAGACCAACATCACACTCCGAGTCCTCG TGCCTCCCAACACACCAGCCTGCGAAATCCCCAGTTCGGCTGTGACGGGCTCTGCTGTGCAGCTGCGCTGTAGAGACCAGCAGAGCATCCCACCTGCTACGTACGCCTGGTACAAGGACAATCAGCTGATGATCCCCCCACGCCACGCCAATGCCACCTATCttatcaacacacacactggagTGCTG GAGTTCAAAGCTGTGGCTAAAGAAGACACCGGCCGCTACAACTGCCGGGCTTCCAATGGGGTGGGAAAGCCCATGATGTGTGAGGGCAGGCGCATGACCATAG AGGATGTCAACATCACCACAGTGGTGGTGGCAGCGGTTGTGGTCTGTCTGGTGGTGCTGGTCTGCGGCTGCGGCGGGTTCCTGATGCACCGCAACGGCTTCTTCACCCGTGAGTTTGTCTc GACAAGATATGAGTCAGGATAA